One part of the Prunus persica cultivar Lovell chromosome G5, Prunus_persica_NCBIv2, whole genome shotgun sequence genome encodes these proteins:
- the LOC18776213 gene encoding calvin cycle protein CP12-3, chloroplastic — protein MASCLSGGSGVMCLSETYLKKKINDLSSPSSSSLCLRSDNNNKNRMIKCGTKSGGVQGKFKGTQMREKQLTEMIEKKVMEAKQVCEGDPIADECKVAWDEVEEVSQAKADLRLKLETNKDPLESFCQDNPETDECRIYED, from the coding sequence ATGGCTTCTTGTTTATCAGGAGGATCGGGTGTGATGTGTTTGTCTGAAACttatttgaagaagaagattaatGATTTATCATcgccttcttcttcctctttgtgCCTGAGATCggacaataataataagaatagGATGATAAAATGTGGGACGAAAAGTGGTGGGGTGCAGGGGAAGTTCAAAGGGACGCAGATGAGGGAGAAGCAACTGACGGAGATGATAGAGAAGAAAGTGATGGAAGCAAAGCAAGTGTGCGAGGGAGATCCCATCGCCGACGAGTGCAAGGTCGCCTGGGACGAGGTGGAGGAGGTCAGCCAAGCCAAGGCCGATCTCAGGCTCAAATTGGAGACCAACAAAGATCCTCTCGAGTCCTTCTGTCAAGACAACCCTGAAACCGACGAGTGCCGGATCTACGAAGATTAA
- the LOC18776585 gene encoding mitotic spindle checkpoint protein BUBR1 isoform X2, with protein MMADIGTEIEKVEMLDPETEFLASKRETGNEWELFKENVRPLKRGRKIAILNDALKAHNDNDIKKSLFDQRRRLIQAIDEYKGEDPLHPWLECIKWVQEAFPPGGDCSGLVVMYEQCVRTFWHSDRYKDDLRYLKVWLEYAENCADAQVIYSFLDANEIGKTHSVFYISYALVMESKNKMKAANEIFNLGISRNARPIEKLKDAYRKFIARSMSRPKASEEDSMEKRLPIRSFGTVLSRGENRMQTLDSSDLSKKDSKPKGDRVLAPININIYKDSNSADIGSHHHPDVSKPDVNSWHSLGPRAERNKENNAIPTKWRSYKIPQRPGSRTGGAGASSACIEVFVDEECEETHRKNVESAKSSALQLRQEEERALKRETDLLREDPLRNFPSNSLPR; from the exons ATGATGGCGGATATTGGAACAGAGATAGAGAAAGTAGAGATGTTGGATCCAGAGACGGAGTTTCTGGCATCGAAGCGAGAGACGGGGAACGAGTGGGAGCTGTTTAAGGAAAATGTAAGGCCCCTGAAGAGAGGCCGCAAAATCGCCATCTTAAACGACGCTCTCAAAGCTCACAACGACAATGACATCAAGAAGTCCCTCTTTGACCAACGAAG GCGATTGATTCAAGCGATTGACGAGTATAAAGGAGAAGACCCTCTCCACCCATGGCTTGA GTGTATCAAGTGGGTTCAGGAAGCATTTCCACCTGGTGGAGATTGCTCAGGGTTGGTTGTGATGTACGAGCAATGTGTGCGTACATTTTGGCATTCAGACCGCTACAAGGATGATCTCCGCTATCTCAAAGTCTGGTTGGAATAT GCTGAAAATTGTGCGGATGCTCAAGTCATATACAGTTTTCTCGATGCAAATGAAATTGGGAAGACACATTCTGTGTTCTACATATCATATGCTTTGGTCATGGAATCCAAGAACAAGATGAAAGCTGCCAATGAAATATTTAATCTTGGAATTTCCAG GAATGCTCGCCCCATAGAAAAATTGAAGGATGCATATAGGAAATTTATTGCTCGCTCAATGAGCAGACCAAAAGCTTCAGAG GAGGATTCAATGGAGAAACGCTTACCCATCCGAAGCTTTGGAACTGTCCTTTCCAGGGGAGAAAATA GAATGCAGACTTTGGACAGCTCTGATCTTTCTAAGAAGGATTCAAAGCCAAAAGG GGATCGTGTTCTGGCTCCGATTAACATTAACATTTATAAGGATTCAAATTCTGCTGATATTGGCTCTCATCACCATCCAGATGTGTCAAAGCCAGACGTAAATTCTTGGCACAGCCTTGGACCTAGGGcagagagaaacaaagaaaataatgcaatCCCTACCAAGTGGAGATCATACAAG ATTCCACAGAGACCTGGATCTAGAACTGGAGGAGCAGGTGCTAGTAGTGCCTGTATTGAGGTTTTTGTTGATGAAGAATGTGAAGA GACACATAGAAAGAATGTTGAGAGTGCCAAATCTTCAGCCTTGCAGCTTCGACAGGAGGAAGAGCGAGCTCTCAAAAG GGAAACGGATTTGTTGCGGGAGGACCCCTTACGCAATTTCCCTTCCAACAGCCTTCCTAGATGA
- the LOC18776585 gene encoding mitotic spindle checkpoint protein BUBR1 isoform X1, with translation MMADIGTEIEKVEMLDPETEFLASKRETGNEWELFKENVRPLKRGRKIAILNDALKAHNDNDIKKSLFDQRRRLIQAIDEYKGEDPLHPWLECIKWVQEAFPPGGDCSGLVVMYEQCVRTFWHSDRYKDDLRYLKVWLEYAENCADAQVIYSFLDANEIGKTHSVFYISYALVMESKNKMKAANEIFNLGISRNARPIEKLKDAYRKFIARSMSRPKASEEDSMEKRLPIRSFGTVLSRGENRMQTLDSSDLSKKDSKPKGDRVLAPININIYKDSNSADIGSHHHPDVSKPDVNSWHSLGPRAERNKENNAIPTKWRSYKIPQRPGSRTGGAGASSACIEVFVDEECEDFVTRTHRKNVESAKSSALQLRQEEERALKRETDLLREDPLRNFPSNSLPR, from the exons ATGATGGCGGATATTGGAACAGAGATAGAGAAAGTAGAGATGTTGGATCCAGAGACGGAGTTTCTGGCATCGAAGCGAGAGACGGGGAACGAGTGGGAGCTGTTTAAGGAAAATGTAAGGCCCCTGAAGAGAGGCCGCAAAATCGCCATCTTAAACGACGCTCTCAAAGCTCACAACGACAATGACATCAAGAAGTCCCTCTTTGACCAACGAAG GCGATTGATTCAAGCGATTGACGAGTATAAAGGAGAAGACCCTCTCCACCCATGGCTTGA GTGTATCAAGTGGGTTCAGGAAGCATTTCCACCTGGTGGAGATTGCTCAGGGTTGGTTGTGATGTACGAGCAATGTGTGCGTACATTTTGGCATTCAGACCGCTACAAGGATGATCTCCGCTATCTCAAAGTCTGGTTGGAATAT GCTGAAAATTGTGCGGATGCTCAAGTCATATACAGTTTTCTCGATGCAAATGAAATTGGGAAGACACATTCTGTGTTCTACATATCATATGCTTTGGTCATGGAATCCAAGAACAAGATGAAAGCTGCCAATGAAATATTTAATCTTGGAATTTCCAG GAATGCTCGCCCCATAGAAAAATTGAAGGATGCATATAGGAAATTTATTGCTCGCTCAATGAGCAGACCAAAAGCTTCAGAG GAGGATTCAATGGAGAAACGCTTACCCATCCGAAGCTTTGGAACTGTCCTTTCCAGGGGAGAAAATA GAATGCAGACTTTGGACAGCTCTGATCTTTCTAAGAAGGATTCAAAGCCAAAAGG GGATCGTGTTCTGGCTCCGATTAACATTAACATTTATAAGGATTCAAATTCTGCTGATATTGGCTCTCATCACCATCCAGATGTGTCAAAGCCAGACGTAAATTCTTGGCACAGCCTTGGACCTAGGGcagagagaaacaaagaaaataatgcaatCCCTACCAAGTGGAGATCATACAAG ATTCCACAGAGACCTGGATCTAGAACTGGAGGAGCAGGTGCTAGTAGTGCCTGTATTGAGGTTTTTGTTGATGAAGAATGTGAAGA TTTCGTTACCAGGACACATAGAAAGAATGTTGAGAGTGCCAAATCTTCAGCCTTGCAGCTTCGACAGGAGGAAGAGCGAGCTCTCAAAAG GGAAACGGATTTGTTGCGGGAGGACCCCTTACGCAATTTCCCTTCCAACAGCCTTCCTAGATGA